The proteins below come from a single Staphylococcus sp. MI 10-1553 genomic window:
- the comGD gene encoding competence type IV pilus minor pilin ComGD yields MAKQLRHDGFTLIEMLLVLTIISVFISITMAHPQFNLLQNTTDYEIKKLTSEIDYYQAYAIKSHAPVMLLFRPNRNDIKVETINPHRVTTIPLAPLQLKMTSNLHTLIFDKDGKANQFGTLRFEHQQRAFSLIFHIEQGRYRISYQQ; encoded by the coding sequence ATGGCGAAGCAGTTGCGTCATGATGGTTTTACACTCATTGAGATGCTGTTAGTACTTACCATTATCTCGGTCTTTATTTCGATAACCATGGCGCATCCTCAATTCAACTTACTTCAAAATACGACAGATTATGAGATCAAAAAACTGACCAGTGAGATTGACTACTATCAAGCGTATGCCATTAAGAGTCACGCGCCTGTCATGTTACTCTTTCGGCCAAACAGAAATGATATTAAAGTCGAGACAATTAACCCTCATCGTGTGACAACAATTCCACTTGCACCGCTTCAATTAAAAATGACTTCAAACCTTCATACACTCATTTTTGACAAAGACGGGAAAGCAAATCAATTTGGCACATTACGATTTGAACATCAGCAACGTGCCTTTTCTCTCATTTTCCACATTGAACAAGGGAGGTACCGCATATCTTATCAACAATAA
- a CDS encoding competence type IV pilus minor pilin ComGF — MKLFRQHINCVYKIIKQNKNIAIEKQGFTLIESLVALLIQMTIVLLIPLLIFSLGQLKTTVFEDRTYDIELMIKDISHTLHAEHVKAQIIRKKELEIRDSNTEINYKLRNQKIIKTVGHRGNITMCNHVVDVHFEKLTHDLILMKITYQEGTTTHEKEILL, encoded by the coding sequence ATGAAATTATTCCGACAGCACATCAATTGTGTATACAAAATCATCAAACAGAACAAAAATATTGCTATCGAAAAGCAGGGCTTCACGCTCATTGAAAGTCTCGTTGCACTGTTGATTCAAATGACTATTGTATTACTCATACCCCTGCTTATTTTCAGTTTAGGTCAATTAAAAACGACAGTATTTGAAGATCGGACATATGATATTGAACTGATGATTAAGGATATCTCACATACGCTCCACGCTGAACATGTAAAAGCCCAGATTATTAGAAAGAAAGAACTTGAAATAAGAGATTCGAATACAGAGATTAATTACAAATTGCGCAATCAAAAAATCATTAAAACTGTCGGTCATAGAGGAAATATTACAATGTGTAACCATGTTGTAGATGTTCACTTTGAAAAATTAACGCATGATTTAATTCTAATGAAAATAACATACCAGGAAGGGACTACAACACATGAAAAAGAGATTTTATTATAA
- a CDS encoding shikimate kinase, producing the protein MKSKMDTPLIFIGFMGAGKTTIAQTLAEAYQCSFIDLDAYIETETQKSIPQIFEEEGEQGFRQHEFECLKKAIQSYDIIATGGGILTHDATYQFIKEAQVKAIWVDAPIEALYERVKGDTNRPNANKKSFESLKHLYSARISRYNEIAFIKISSATPLSETLNEIKIKLSANDQY; encoded by the coding sequence ATGAAATCAAAAATGGATACACCTCTTATTTTCATCGGATTTATGGGTGCGGGTAAAACAACCATTGCGCAAACATTAGCAGAAGCTTATCAATGTTCATTTATTGATTTAGATGCTTATATCGAAACTGAAACTCAAAAATCAATCCCACAGATTTTTGAAGAAGAAGGGGAACAAGGTTTTAGACAGCATGAATTTGAATGTTTAAAAAAAGCAATACAATCCTATGATATCATTGCAACAGGCGGCGGCATTCTCACACATGACGCAACGTATCAATTTATTAAAGAGGCACAAGTGAAAGCAATATGGGTCGATGCACCTATTGAAGCACTCTATGAAAGAGTTAAAGGGGATACAAATCGACCTAATGCTAATAAAAAAAGTTTCGAATCTTTAAAACACTTGTATTCTGCGCGCATTTCAAGATATAATGAAATCGCATTCATTAAGATTTCATCTGCAACACCGTTATCAGAAACGCTTAATGAAATTAAAATTAAATTGTCTGCGAATGATCAATATTAG